From a region of the Pseudanabaena sp. ABRG5-3 genome:
- a CDS encoding nitrate ABC transporter ATP-binding protein (This model describes the ATP binding subunits of ATP-binding cassette (ABC) transporters for nitrate transport, or for bicarbonate transport, in bacteria and archaea.), translating to MQDFVLVDQVERTFPLGGGKEYIALKGIDLQIKKGEFISLIGHSGCGKSTLLNMIAGLDLPSGGVVMLEDERVTRPGPDRMVVFQNYSLLPWLSVRENVALAVDEVLSHLPKGERHDLVERYVSMVGLAHAIDKPPTQLSGGMRQRVAIARALAVRPKLLLLDEPFGALDALTRGNLQEKLMQICNEDQITAVMVTHDVDEAVLLSDRIVMLTNGPASKIGNILEVDIPRPRQRMEAVNHPSYYSLRSEIIYFLNQQKRVKKLNARKVTTVARHGLEKVNLEIGFVPLTACAPIAVAKEKGFFEKHGLDEVSLVRETSWRGIVDGISGGYLDAAQMPSGLPMWLTLGGNGACKPIVTALTMTRNGNAITLDKHFYDRGIHTLADFKAMLQNTRDRTHRMGVVHPSSMHNLLLRYWLAAGGIDPDHDVELKTIPPAQMVVDLKAGSIDGFCVGEPWNFRAAMENIGFTVATDLEIWNGHPGKVLGVREDWANAYPNTHIALVKALLEACMYCADPNNAEEIRQILSRRAYVSTNVNYIHLGNPDDVTCALDTPMREPAHHQFYGAGVNRPSRSEHLWHITQMARWGDVPFPRNWVEVLEKTCRVGVFSTAARELGLTDITYSRNAIQLFDDIPFNAEDPIGYLNHLDIKRNITMAEIAMESVRMVA from the coding sequence ATGCAGGATTTTGTTTTAGTTGATCAGGTAGAGAGAACATTTCCCTTGGGTGGAGGAAAAGAATATATTGCTCTCAAAGGAATTGATCTCCAAATAAAAAAAGGTGAATTTATCTCTCTCATCGGTCACTCTGGTTGTGGCAAATCCACCTTGCTCAATATGATTGCAGGTTTGGACTTGCCTAGCGGTGGCGTGGTTATGCTCGAAGATGAGCGCGTAACTCGCCCTGGACCTGATCGCATGGTGGTATTCCAAAACTATTCGCTGTTGCCTTGGCTATCAGTACGTGAAAATGTGGCTTTGGCGGTTGACGAAGTACTTTCCCATTTGCCCAAAGGTGAACGCCATGATCTAGTTGAGCGTTATGTGAGCATGGTGGGACTTGCCCATGCGATCGACAAACCACCCACCCAGCTATCAGGCGGGATGCGTCAACGGGTAGCGATCGCCCGTGCTTTAGCAGTACGTCCCAAACTCTTGTTACTTGATGAACCATTTGGCGCATTGGATGCGCTGACTCGTGGGAATCTGCAAGAAAAGCTGATGCAGATCTGTAATGAAGACCAGATCACTGCGGTAATGGTTACTCACGATGTCGATGAAGCAGTATTACTAAGCGATCGCATTGTGATGTTGACCAATGGTCCCGCCTCGAAAATCGGCAACATTTTGGAAGTGGATATTCCTCGTCCCCGTCAACGTATGGAAGCGGTAAATCATCCTAGTTACTACAGTCTTCGCAGCGAAATTATTTACTTCTTAAACCAGCAAAAGCGTGTCAAGAAATTGAATGCTCGCAAAGTCACCACTGTAGCAAGGCATGGTTTGGAAAAGGTCAACTTAGAAATCGGCTTCGTTCCCTTAACCGCCTGTGCACCGATCGCTGTCGCTAAGGAAAAAGGCTTCTTTGAGAAGCATGGACTCGATGAAGTTTCCCTCGTTCGTGAAACCAGTTGGCGCGGTATTGTCGATGGGATTTCGGGCGGCTATCTCGATGCAGCACAAATGCCTTCAGGTTTACCAATGTGGCTCACCCTCGGCGGTAATGGCGCTTGCAAACCCATCGTTACGGCGCTCACCATGACCCGCAACGGTAACGCCATTACCCTTGATAAACATTTCTACGATCGCGGCATTCATACCCTCGCTGATTTCAAAGCGATGTTGCAAAATACTCGTGATCGTACTCACCGCATGGGTGTAGTCCACCCCTCATCAATGCACAATCTGTTACTGCGTTACTGGTTGGCGGCTGGTGGCATCGACCCTGATCACGATGTGGAACTCAAAACTATTCCTCCTGCCCAAATGGTGGTTGACCTCAAAGCAGGTAGCATCGACGGTTTCTGTGTTGGCGAACCTTGGAACTTCCGCGCTGCCATGGAAAATATCGGCTTCACCGTCGCCACTGACCTCGAAATCTGGAACGGTCACCCCGGAAAAGTTCTCGGTGTGCGCGAAGACTGGGCAAATGCTTATCCAAACACCCATATCGCTCTCGTTAAGGCCCTGCTAGAAGCCTGCATGTACTGCGCTGATCCCAATAATGCCGAAGAGATCCGCCAGATTCTCTCCCGTCGCGCCTACGTTAGCACCAATGTGAACTACATCCATTTAGGCAATCCCGATGATGTCACCTGTGCGCTCGACACTCCCATGCGCGAACCTGCTCACCACCAGTTCTACGGCGCTGGCGTTAACCGTCCCAGCCGTTCGGAGCATCTCTGGCACATTACCCAAATGGCACGTTGGGGCGATGTTCCCTTCCCTCGCAACTGGGTGGAAGTATTAGAGAAAACCTGTCGCGTCGGCGTGTTCAGTACCGCCGCCCGTGAACTCGGTCTAACGGATATCACCTACAGCCGCAATGCGATTCAACTCTTTGATGATATTCCCTTTAATGCCGAAGATCCCATTGGCTATCTCAATCATCTAGATATTAAACGCAATATCACGATGGCAGAAATTGCGATGGAATCAGTACGAATGGTTGCTTAA
- a CDS encoding nitrate ABC transporter ATP-binding protein (This model describes the ATP binding subunits of ATP-binding cassette (ABC) transporters for nitrate transport, or for bicarbonate transport, in bacteria and archaea.): MTQTILEHTNQTSQIPPQESFLRIENVSKIYPTPKGEYVVLKDVNLHIQEGEFICLIGHSGCGKSTLLNMVGGFSKPSIGEVKVNGKLITKPGPDRMVVFQGYALLPWLTVYENVMLAVDSVNPNMSKGEKNDIVRHHLAMVGLSEAAEKKPTQISGGMKQRVSIARALAIRPEVLILDEPFGALDAITKEELQEELLQIWTEHRCTVLMITHDIDEALFLADRLVMMTNGPAANIGEIMRIPFPRPRDRAQIMEDPLYYDLRNMALDFLYNRFAHDE; encoded by the coding sequence ATGACCCAAACCATTCTTGAACACACCAACCAAACCTCCCAAATTCCACCCCAAGAATCTTTCCTTCGCATTGAAAATGTTTCCAAAATCTATCCCACACCTAAGGGTGAATATGTTGTTCTCAAAGATGTCAATCTACATATTCAAGAAGGCGAATTTATTTGCTTAATTGGTCACTCTGGCTGTGGTAAATCTACTCTTTTAAATATGGTCGGCGGCTTCTCAAAGCCTTCCATTGGTGAAGTAAAAGTTAATGGCAAACTGATCACTAAACCAGGTCCTGATCGCATGGTCGTATTCCAAGGCTATGCGCTATTACCTTGGCTAACGGTTTATGAAAATGTGATGCTTGCCGTTGATTCGGTTAACCCCAATATGTCGAAAGGCGAAAAAAATGATATTGTTCGCCATCACCTTGCAATGGTGGGCTTGAGCGAAGCCGCCGAGAAAAAGCCAACCCAAATTTCAGGAGGAATGAAGCAACGGGTATCGATCGCTAGAGCCTTAGCCATCCGTCCTGAAGTTCTCATTCTTGATGAACCCTTTGGCGCATTGGATGCAATTACCAAAGAGGAACTGCAAGAGGAGCTATTGCAAATTTGGACAGAGCATCGCTGCACGGTATTGATGATTACTCACGATATCGATGAAGCATTGTTCCTAGCCGATCGCTTAGTGATGATGACCAATGGTCCTGCCGCTAATATTGGCGAAATCATGCGAATTCCTTTCCCTCGTCCCCGCGATCGCGCCCAAATCATGGAAGATCCTCTATACTACGATCTCAGAAATATGGCTCTAGACTTTCTATATAACCGTTTTGCTCATGATGAGTAA
- a CDS encoding DUF6671 family protein: protein MMSNALTPSPSPNKRGEQDHRIEFADRLAVIATMHRKELAIAPILQTSLGVKVTVPQNFDSDRFGTFTRDIERPANQIETAKIKADKALEIIDADLAIASEGSFFPHPILGIPYNREIVLLLDKKHNFTVYGEAVSTDTNFRYQEISSYDQAYEFALKIGFPDHAVVLMPDAQTSAKETIFKGINSENLLRNTVRELLNISSTIHIETDMRALYNPTRMSNIAKATEDLVRKLGQLCPNCNFVNFDVVEKLKGLPCEFCNLPTQSTRAHLYQCSRCKFQREQIFPDGKQFADPMHCSYCNP, encoded by the coding sequence ATGATGAGTAATGCTCTCACTCCTAGCCCCTCTCCTAATAAGAGAGGGGAACAAGACCATCGGATCGAGTTTGCTGATCGCCTTGCGGTGATTGCCACAATGCATCGTAAGGAATTAGCGATCGCCCCAATTCTCCAAACATCATTAGGAGTCAAAGTTACCGTACCGCAGAATTTTGATAGCGATCGCTTTGGTACATTTACCCGCGATATTGAGCGTCCTGCCAATCAAATTGAAACTGCAAAAATTAAGGCTGATAAAGCTTTAGAAATCATTGATGCAGATTTAGCGATCGCCAGTGAAGGTAGTTTTTTTCCCCATCCCATCTTAGGAATTCCCTACAATCGTGAAATAGTTTTACTACTAGATAAAAAACATAATTTCACCGTTTATGGAGAAGCAGTCTCCACTGATACAAACTTTCGTTATCAAGAAATTTCCAGCTATGATCAAGCCTACGAATTTGCTCTCAAAATCGGCTTTCCCGATCATGCAGTTGTATTAATGCCCGATGCTCAAACTTCTGCAAAGGAGACTATTTTCAAAGGTATTAATTCAGAAAATTTGTTGAGGAATACAGTCAGGGAACTGCTAAATATATCATCAACAATTCACATCGAAACTGATATGCGAGCGCTCTATAATCCCACGCGCATGAGCAATATTGCAAAGGCAACTGAAGATCTCGTTCGGAAACTAGGGCAACTTTGCCCCAATTGCAATTTTGTAAATTTCGATGTGGTAGAAAAGCTAAAGGGCTTACCCTGCGAGTTTTGTAATTTACCAACTCAATCTACTCGCGCTCATTTGTATCAATGTTCTCGCTGTAAATTTCAGCGAGAGCAAATATTCCCTGATGGAAAACAATTTGCCGATCCGATGCATTGCTCCTATTGCAATCCTTGA
- a CDS encoding D-alanine--D-alanine ligase family protein has protein sequence MTGVIDLKAKSPLYVGLLFGGQSGEHDVSITSAKAIASALSQNSRYELQPFYIQRDGTWRSPDISRQVLESGKALQDSELLTNAAFFLPTEVQQVDLWFPVLHGPNGEDGTLQGLLQLMHKPYVGNGVLASSVGMDKIAMKAIFANAGLPQVKYVALNRWQWQQDELAWSEHIEATLGYPCFVKPSNLGSSVGISKVRDRQQLKDAIASATSYDPRIIIEQGVTAREIECAVLGNEQPQASAIGEITFTSDFYDYETKYTAGKADLIIPSKLPDNVTQAVQSMAVKAFQTVAGSGLARVDFFYVEATGTVLINEINTFPGFTALSMYPKLWEYSGIPFTELCDRLVELALEKHA, from the coding sequence ATGACGGGTGTGATAGATTTAAAGGCAAAATCTCCTCTTTATGTCGGTTTGCTATTTGGTGGACAGTCAGGTGAACATGATGTCTCCATCACATCGGCAAAAGCGATCGCCTCCGCCCTCAGTCAAAACTCACGTTACGAACTACAGCCATTTTATATTCAACGTGATGGCACATGGCGCAGTCCTGATATATCACGGCAGGTTTTAGAATCTGGCAAAGCCTTACAGGATTCAGAATTATTAACCAATGCTGCTTTTTTCTTGCCGACGGAAGTACAGCAAGTCGACCTCTGGTTTCCAGTCCTACATGGACCAAATGGCGAGGATGGTACATTACAGGGACTATTACAATTGATGCACAAGCCATACGTTGGTAACGGGGTGCTTGCCTCATCAGTGGGAATGGATAAGATCGCAATGAAGGCGATTTTTGCAAATGCTGGTTTGCCACAAGTCAAGTATGTAGCGCTAAATCGTTGGCAATGGCAACAGGATGAGCTAGCGTGGAGTGAGCATATTGAAGCTACTCTTGGTTATCCCTGCTTTGTGAAGCCTTCTAATCTTGGCTCATCGGTGGGGATTTCTAAGGTACGTGATCGCCAACAGCTAAAAGATGCGATCGCTAGTGCCACTAGCTATGATCCACGCATCATTATTGAGCAAGGCGTAACTGCTCGCGAGATCGAATGTGCTGTCCTTGGTAATGAGCAACCTCAAGCTTCGGCGATCGGTGAGATTACTTTCACAAGCGACTTCTATGACTACGAAACTAAGTACACCGCAGGTAAGGCGGATCTAATTATCCCTAGCAAGTTGCCAGATAATGTGACTCAAGCAGTCCAGTCAATGGCAGTAAAAGCTTTTCAAACGGTAGCAGGTTCAGGTTTAGCTAGAGTCGATTTCTTCTATGTAGAAGCTACAGGAACTGTGTTAATCAATGAGATTAATACTTTCCCTGGATTTACTGCGCTGAGTATGTATCCCAAATTGTGGGAGTACTCTGGTATTCCTTTTACAGAATTATGCGATCGGCTTGTAGAGTTGGCATTGGAGAAACATGCTTAA
- a CDS encoding DUF4033 domain-containing protein: MPSKAVQTIVKDKYNDNFIDRLFIWLFSSKMAKALGKGTEIEGYAGFVDLSKQIMQGRNAQEQQVIVAKVLQSLVPSPALWAIRTFFSPTRLVCVLNAWFAAQMFEWLVGPCEVAEAEIDLVDGTVRSQPSAVHIKKCRYLVDSGCVGMCVNMCKVPTQTFFTEEFGIPLTMTPNFEDLSCKMIFGQLPPDPEVDPAYEQSCLEYQCPTASLATTACPKLS, from the coding sequence ATGCCGTCTAAAGCCGTACAAACCATTGTTAAAGATAAATACAACGACAATTTTATAGATCGTCTGTTTATCTGGCTATTTTCTAGCAAGATGGCGAAGGCTCTAGGAAAAGGAACTGAAATCGAAGGCTATGCTGGCTTTGTTGATTTGTCAAAACAAATTATGCAGGGACGGAATGCTCAAGAGCAGCAAGTAATTGTCGCAAAAGTGTTGCAGTCTCTAGTGCCATCACCAGCGCTCTGGGCAATTCGCACATTTTTCTCTCCCACAAGGTTGGTGTGCGTTCTTAATGCATGGTTTGCAGCACAAATGTTTGAGTGGTTGGTGGGACCTTGCGAAGTTGCTGAAGCGGAGATTGATTTGGTAGATGGAACTGTGCGATCGCAACCTTCGGCTGTCCATATCAAAAAATGTCGTTATCTCGTCGATAGTGGTTGCGTTGGCATGTGTGTCAATATGTGTAAAGTTCCTACTCAAACATTTTTTACAGAGGAATTTGGTATTCCCCTCACCATGACCCCCAACTTTGAAGATCTCAGTTGCAAAATGATTTTTGGTCAACTTCCTCCCGATCCAGAAGTAGATCCAGCCTATGAGCAATCATGTTTAGAGTATCAATGTCCAACAGCAAGTCTCGCCACAACTGCTTGTCCTAAACTGAGTTGA
- the ftsH3 gene encoding ATP-dependent zinc metalloprotease FtsH3 codes for MKSNNKNDNNNKKWKNFGLYALLGIVVITLGTTLLDSQPATQGEWRYSKLLEEVRKKPAGVSRVTLSPDRTFAEATVPGGPEGKRKVRVNLPNDPEFIKTLRENNVELDVAPRRTDGALIQTLSSLILPILLLVGLFFLLRRAQAGPGNQAMNFGKSRARVQMEPQTQVTFTDVAGIEQAKFELTEVVDFLKNPDRFTAVGAKIPKGVLLVGPPGTGKTLLARAVAGEAGVPFFSISGSEFVEMFVGVGASRVRDLFEQAKANAPCIVFIDEIDAVGRQRGAGLGGGNDEREQTLNQLLTEMDGFEGNTGIIIVAATNRPDVLDAALLRPGRFDRQVVVDRPDFAGRLEILGVHARGKTLSKDVDLEKIARRTPGFTGADLSNLLNEAAILAARRNLTEISMDEINDAVDRVLVGPEKKDRVMSEKRKELVAYHEAGHALVGALMPDYDAIQKVTIIPRGRAGGLTWFLPTEERMQSRAYLQNQMAVALGGRIAEEIVFGEEEVTTGASSDLQQVAAIARQMVMRFGMSEKLGPVALGRSNGNMFLGRDIAAERDFSEETAATIDEEVGILVADAYRRAKQLLVDNRHVLDKIAKDLVERETVDAEELQQILETNELKLAAAL; via the coding sequence GTGAAAAGCAATAATAAAAACGACAATAATAATAAAAAGTGGAAAAATTTTGGTTTATACGCACTGCTTGGCATTGTCGTCATTACCTTAGGGACAACCCTGCTCGATAGTCAGCCCGCCACTCAAGGGGAATGGCGCTATAGCAAACTACTCGAAGAAGTCAGAAAGAAACCCGCAGGCGTTTCTAGAGTTACCCTTAGTCCCGATCGCACCTTTGCCGAAGCAACCGTACCTGGGGGACCTGAAGGTAAGCGCAAAGTTCGCGTCAACTTGCCTAACGACCCTGAATTCATCAAAACCCTCAGAGAAAACAATGTTGAATTAGATGTAGCTCCCCGTCGTACCGATGGCGCATTGATTCAAACCTTGAGTAGCTTGATTTTGCCAATTTTGCTTTTAGTCGGCTTATTTTTCCTACTACGTCGCGCCCAAGCAGGTCCTGGCAACCAAGCCATGAATTTTGGTAAGTCTCGCGCTCGCGTGCAGATGGAGCCTCAAACCCAAGTCACCTTCACCGATGTCGCAGGTATTGAGCAAGCTAAATTTGAACTTACCGAAGTCGTAGACTTTCTCAAAAATCCCGATCGCTTTACCGCTGTCGGCGCAAAGATTCCTAAAGGCGTATTGCTCGTTGGCCCTCCCGGAACAGGTAAAACCCTACTAGCGCGTGCCGTAGCTGGTGAAGCTGGCGTGCCTTTCTTCAGTATTTCTGGTTCAGAATTCGTAGAAATGTTCGTCGGTGTCGGTGCATCCCGTGTGCGTGACCTGTTCGAGCAAGCCAAAGCCAATGCCCCTTGTATCGTATTTATCGATGAAATTGATGCCGTCGGTCGTCAACGTGGCGCAGGTCTCGGTGGTGGTAACGATGAGCGTGAACAAACCTTGAACCAACTGCTCACCGAAATGGATGGCTTTGAAGGCAACACAGGTATCATCATCGTTGCTGCAACCAACCGTCCTGATGTATTGGATGCCGCATTACTACGTCCCGGTCGTTTCGATCGCCAAGTGGTTGTTGATCGTCCCGACTTCGCAGGTCGTCTCGAAATCCTCGGAGTCCATGCACGCGGCAAGACTCTATCAAAGGATGTCGATCTGGAAAAGATTGCCCGTCGTACCCCCGGATTCACAGGTGCTGACTTATCTAACCTGTTGAACGAAGCCGCGATTCTGGCTGCCCGTCGTAACTTGACCGAAATCTCGATGGACGAAATCAATGATGCTGTTGATCGCGTCTTGGTGGGGCCTGAAAAGAAAGATCGCGTTATGAGCGAAAAGCGCAAAGAATTAGTTGCTTACCATGAAGCAGGTCATGCCCTCGTTGGCGCTTTGATGCCTGACTATGATGCCATCCAAAAGGTGACTATCATTCCTCGCGGCCGTGCTGGTGGTTTGACATGGTTCTTGCCTACCGAAGAGAGAATGCAAAGCCGTGCTTACCTACAGAACCAGATGGCAGTTGCACTCGGTGGACGTATCGCTGAAGAAATCGTCTTTGGTGAAGAAGAAGTTACCACAGGTGCATCCAGTGACCTCCAACAAGTTGCTGCGATCGCCCGTCAAATGGTGATGCGTTTCGGTATGAGTGAGAAGCTTGGACCTGTTGCCCTTGGTCGTTCTAATGGCAATATGTTCCTTGGTCGTGACATTGCTGCTGAGCGTGACTTCTCGGAAGAAACTGCGGCAACTATTGATGAAGAAGTTGGCATTCTCGTAGCCGATGCTTACCGTCGTGCGAAGCAACTGCTTGTTGATAACCGTCACGTTCTTGACAAAATCGCGAAGGATCTCGTTGAGCGTGAAACCGTTGATGCCGAAGAGCTGCAACAAATTTTAGAAACAAACGAATTGAAGTTGGCTGCGGCCCTTTAA
- the pgeF gene encoding peptidoglycan editing factor PgeF: protein MNANQWQWRDGVLTCKLLSDWSHGFFTRSHAPKLPNDLHNHLAESGKAYRAKQVHGNRLIHANEIETIPDSVLPEADGVWATCDRHNINSNRSVWVCTADCVPVLIGDRKLGSVAAVHAGWRGTASGIVTKAIATLCEQGSELKDLRVALGPAISGQVYQVSQDVAQQVTATINQSVGVHPDEHPERVKLDLRQVQIQQLKELGMPSENVAIAPYCTLQHEEIFFSYRRYFLNNPNPQPRAPQVQWSGIAIA from the coding sequence ATGAATGCAAATCAATGGCAATGGCGAGACGGCGTATTAACTTGTAAATTATTGTCTGACTGGTCTCATGGTTTTTTTACGCGATCGCACGCTCCTAAATTACCTAATGATCTCCATAATCATCTTGCTGAGTCAGGTAAAGCCTATCGTGCTAAGCAAGTACATGGTAATCGCTTGATTCATGCTAATGAAATTGAAACTATTCCCGATTCCGTCTTACCTGAAGCCGATGGCGTATGGGCAACCTGCGATCGCCACAATATTAATAGCAATCGCTCGGTATGGGTATGTACGGCTGATTGCGTACCTGTATTGATTGGCGATCGCAAGTTAGGTTCCGTTGCCGCAGTTCATGCAGGTTGGCGCGGCACAGCTTCAGGAATTGTGACTAAGGCGATCGCTACATTATGCGAACAAGGCAGCGAATTAAAGGATTTACGGGTTGCTCTGGGCCCAGCGATTTCTGGACAGGTGTATCAAGTGTCACAGGATGTTGCTCAGCAGGTGACAGCGACGATTAATCAATCAGTGGGTGTCCATCCCGATGAGCATCCTGAACGGGTAAAGCTAGATTTGCGCCAAGTGCAAATACAACAGCTTAAAGAATTAGGAATGCCCTCAGAAAATGTGGCGATCGCGCCTTACTGCACATTGCAGCATGAGGAAATTTTCTTTTCCTATCGGCGCTATTTTCTGAATAATCCTAATCCCCAACCAAGAGCGCCACAGGTGCAATGGTCAGGGATTGCGATCGCCTAA